Sequence from the Thermococcus nautili genome:
CTATGGCGTCGAATGGGTTGACCCGCTCGTTACAGTTGTGATAGCGCTCTACATCCTCCGCGAGGCCTACGAGGTACTGAGGGAGAGCGTTGACGTCCTGATGGAGGCGTCGCCGGAGCTCGACCTTGAGGCGATAAAGGCCGAGCTGGAATCGATTCCCGGCGTTAAGAACGCCCATCACTTCCACGCCTGGCGGGTCGGTGAGGGTGGGATTCACTTCGAGTGCCACCTATCTGTTGAGGACATGCCCCTGAGCGAGGCACAGCGGATTATCGACGAGGCCGAGGGGAGGCTGAGGAAGTTCGGGATAACCCACGTTACAGTTCAGCTTGAGGTTAACCGGTGCGAGCCCGGTCTTTTGTGCCCAGACGCCTGAAGAGGAGCGCGTAGCTCAGCGGGCCGAGTATGGCCTCGCCTATGACGCCGGTGAGCTCGAGCAGGACGTCGTAGACTACCAGCCAGAACGCCAGAAAGCCGAGCACGGCCCTTCCCTCGTTTCCATTGAGAGAAGCAAAGAAGAGGACGAGCGCGAGCGTTCCAACTGCATCGGTGGCGAGCGGTGGAAGGACCTTGGGAAGGAAGGCGAGGGCTGTGAAAATCGTCGCCCCCGAGATAAAGCCGGCCGTGAAGGGACGCGATGGCGTGAAGGGAACGTCCCTGCTCCTGAACTTCCTGGCGAGGAGGAAGAGCGCGAGGGCCGATAGAATGGCGACCGAGTACTGACCCGGGGACGGGGCGTAGCCGGTGAGGTGCGCGAAGGCAAAGGCAGAGGTGCAGAAGGCGATTGTGGCCAGAAGGGCACCCCGTTTCCCGATGAGGGACTTTCCGCGCAGTTCTGGGTAGAGAAGCTCCACTATCAGAATCGGGAGGGCTATGCTCATCGTGGCGTGGTAGGCCGTCAGGAGAACGGCCCAGCTCGTGTTCACGCCGAAGACCCTGCCATAGTCCCTAAGCGCCCCGAGGTCGGGCCAGTTCGGGTCGAACCACGAGCGGATTACGAGCCCCTCCTCAACGACGCCGTAGAGGGCGCCGAGGAGCATGAGGCCGACCTTTCCCCGGCCGAGCCGTATCCACGCCTCGCGAATCAACAAAACGCCAGAGCCGTAGAAGAGCCAGAGGAGGGGAAAGGAGAGGGGTTGGACAACAAGCTGGAGCGGGTGCGTTGAGCCACCGAGGACCTCGGCCAGGAAAGGCGAGAGGAAAGTGAGGAGTAACACCGCTCTGGTCTCTTGTCTCATATTCACTGTTCATTTTGGGAATCTAAAAACCTTCACGTTTTTAGGATTTTTGAGCTGATGCATGAAAAGCTTTTTAAATGAGGCTTTTCTCATTTTCTTCGGGTGACCTAAAACGAACTACCCGGAGTTAGCGCTCATAGCCTTCATCCTGAGCGTCGTCTTTTCGATAGGTGGCGTCGGTTCGGCCATAGCCATAGTTCCGGTTATGGGCTGGCTGGGAGTGCCCCTGATGAGTGCCAAGCCGACGGGGCTGTTCATAAACGTCCTCTCGATGCTTTCAGCGACTGTCAAGAACCTGCGGGCGAAAAAGCTCGACGTCCGCTTCGGCCTGCCGATTCTCGTCACCGCGACTCTGGCTTCACCCCTTGGGGCTTACTCCGGGAGGTTCATACCGCACCGCGTCGTTTTAGCTGTCTTCGTGGCTTTCCTCCTCTACTCCGGGACGATGATGCTCTTCTTCAGGCCGAAGGGGAGGGAAAGGAAAGGCAACCACATCGTTGAGGGCTCGCTCATCGGGGGAATCGCGGGCTTCCTCGGCGGTCTCCTCGGCGTCGGCGGAGGCGGGATAATCAGCCCGGCCCTAATCCTCCTCGGCTACGAGCCGAAGAAAGTCGCCAGCACTACTGCTTTAATAGTGTTCTTCTCCTCGCTGAGCGGTTTTCTGACCTACTGGAAGCTCGGAGCCCTTGACTGGGAGTTGCTACTCTGGGTCTCGGTTCCGGCAATACTCGGTGGCTGGCTCGGAACTCACCTGATGCACTTCAAGATGAGCTCGGGGCAGGTAAAAAAGGTGATAGGGGCCATAATGTACGTCATAGCCCTCAAGACGCTCCTCGTCGCGCTGGGCTTCTGAAAACGAAGTTCTTCAGCGTTAAGGCTCCGGTAACCAGCCACATCGCCAGCAGGAGCCAGTAGAGGGCGAAGCCGAAGTCGGTTATCGCGTTTATTCCGAAGGTCGTCCCGACCTTGAAGGTCGCGCTGACGTAGGCGCCGAAGGGGAAGATGAAGGCCCACCACGCGAGGCTGTAGGGCAGGTTGAGCTTCCTGATGTAGTGGAGCGTCAGTATTACCGCCATGACGAACCACCAGACGCCGAAGCCCCAGAAGATTAACCCGAAGGCCAGGAAAGGCTCCTTCACCTTTAGGAAGTCGCTGGCCTTCATGAGGGCGTAGAGCGTGGATGTTCCCGCTCCGATGGGTCCGAGGTTAATCCAGATTGACGGGGCGATTCCACAGGGCATCGGCTCGTGCTTTATGAAGCGGTAGAGGACTATCGCGAAGAGGGCCAAGTAGAGGAAGAAGCCCGCGCCCCAGGCGAAGTAGTTGATGAAGGCCATGAGTTCCTTCACGGTTCCCGAGGAGAGCGCCATGAGTTTCGCCCCGCTGATGGGGATTACTATGAGTCCAACCGGAGGAATGAACCAGGCCGGCGTTATGTTCTTCGTGTCTATTCCCTCTCCTGTGAAGACGATGTAGGGAATCAGGAAGGCGAAGAGCAGGACGAAAGGAACGCCAAAGAGCCAGAAGGTCCAGGCGAGCCTTTCATTCCCAAAGATGAACAGCCAGTCTGCCGAGAGGACGAGCGAGGCGACGCCGATAGTCCCGTAGAAGTTGCCGAGGACCGGGTGGTAGAGGTCTTTCATGACTTCCTCGCGGTACTTTACCCACCTCAGAGTCCAGGGAACGAGGAGAACGAAGAACAGGAGCGTGTTGAGGTAGACTAGGAACTCAGCGAAACCGTTCAACGCCGAAAGCCTTGATGAGTAGGCTTTGCTGACTAAAGCCAGCGCTCCGGTTCCCATTACGCTCGCAAACCAGCTCGGGGCGAAGTCTTTAACTCCCATGCGACCACCAAAGAAATGAAGAAAAATTCATTTAAAAATCTTATCATGTTTTGTGCTCCCGGCCTTCACTTATCCGCTCCTTCCACAGGGGGTCGCTTTCGGCAGTCCCGCGGAGAAATGCCTCGACGGCTTTCCTTGCTTTCCCGCCTATCCCCGGAATCACCTGAACGCCGAGGGCCTCGAAGTGGGCAATCGCCTTTCTCCCTATCCCGTAGGCGAGGACAACCTCTACCCCCTGCTCCCTCAGGAAGTTCGGGATGTCGCCCGGCCCGTGCTCCTCGAAGGGGAACTCAACTATTCTGACATCCCTGATTTCTCCGTTCTCGGCGTCCACTATCGCAAAGCGCCTTGTCCTTCCAAAGTGCTCCGAAACCTCTGATTCGAAATCGTCTCCTGCAAGCGGAACCGCGATTCTCAAGGCCATCACCAAAATTAATGAAATCCTGTTCACCTAAAAACCTGCCGGTTTGAAACGAAGGGTTGGTAACATCAATGAACCAAAACCGTTAAAAGCGTGCTACCTTTTTTGGAGTTGGTGATACAGATGAGGAAGGCCCTCGCGCTCCTCGTAATCCTGCTGGTTGTTTCGGTCGCTGGATGCATAGGAACGTCAACGTCGAGCTCAACCAAGCCAACCAGCTCCTCTCCAGCGGTAACGAGCTCAACCGCGAGCCCGGGCTACATCACCGTCACCGACATGCTCGGGAGGACGGTAAAGGTCCCGACAAACGTTAGCAGGGTCGTTGCCGTTGGGCCGGGAGCGTTGAGAATCCTCGTCTATCTCAACGCGACCGATAAGGTGGTTGGAATCGAGGAGTTCGAGAAGCGCTTCCCCTACGGGAGGCCCTATATCCTGGCCCACCCTGAGCTTCTCAAGCTCCCCCTCATCGGCCCAGGCGGCCCCGGAAAGCTCCCGGACATGGAGGCCCTGATTAAGGTCCACCCTCAGGTCATCTTCATGGTATTCGTGAGCAGGCAGACCGCCGACGAGGTTCAGGAGAAGACCGGAATCCCCGTCGTCGTCCTCAGCTACGGGACGCTGGAGAACTTCACAGACCCGGTCTTCTTCAAGTCGCTCCTCCTGGCCGGAAAAATCCTCGGAAAGGAGAAGAGAGCCGAGGAGGCCATAAAGTTCATCGAGGAACAGCAGAGCTACCTTGAGAACCTCACGAAGGGCCTTAAGAGTCCGAGGGTTTACGTCGGCGGAATAGGCTTCAAGGGCGCCCACGGGATAACGAGCACATTCACCGACTACGCGCCCTTCACGGTTCTCCACCTCGACAACGTTGCCTCGAACCTGAGCAGTAAAAACGGCTGGGTGCAGGTGGACAAGGAGTTTCTGCTGAAGGAGAACCCGGACTACATCTTCATCGACGAAGGTGGCTTAAAGATAATCCTCGACGACTACAAGAGCAACCCCGACTTCTACAACTCGCTCAAGGCCGTCAAAGAGGGCCACGTCTACGGAGTCCTGCCCTACAACTTCTACAACACCAACATCGGAATAGCCATAGCTGACGCCTACTACATCGGAAAGGTTATCTACCCGGAGCGCTTCAAGGGGATAGACTCCGTTGAGAAAGCCAACGAGATATTCACCTTCCTCGTTGGAAAGCCCGTTTACAGCGAGCTCGCCAAGGAATTCGGCGGGTTCGGAAAGATAGACCTCGCCAGCGGGAACGTCACCTACGGCCTGCCGACCAACCCGTGATGCCCTATGGACTACAAGGCGTACCTGAGGCGAAAGCTCCTCATAGGCCTCGCCCTTTTCCTTTCCCTGTTAGCGGTCTCTCTGTTCTCCCTCTCAAGCGGACCCTATCACGTTCCGGTTAAAGAAGTCCTCTCGGTTCTCTTCGGCGGTGGAACTAAGGACGACCGTCTCGTAATCCTTGGCATAAGACTGCCAAGAATCGTCGCTGGAATCCTCGTCGGGGCCTCGATGGGCGTCGCCGGCGCGGTTCTTCAGGGCTACCTGAGAAATCCCCTTGCCACTCCATTCACTATGGGCGTCTCGAACGGGGCAATGTTTGGTGCCTCTTTGGCCATAATCCTCGGCGCCGGCTACTCGCTCAACTCGGGGCAGGTCTTCCTCAACAACCCCTACGCCGTTGTTCTCTTCGCGTTCCTTGGGGCGATAAGCGCTACCCTCGTTATTCTCGCCCTTGCGAGGCTCCGCGGTCTGAGTCCAGAGGCGATAGTTTTGGCCGGAGTCGCTATGAGCTCCCTCTACGTGGCTTTGACCACCTTAGTTCAGTACTTCGCCAACGAACTCCAGCTCTCGGCGATGGTCTACTGGAGCTTCGGAAACCTCGCGAGGGCAACGTGGCGGGAAAACGCCATAATGGCCGTCGCGTTCGCCTTCGTTTTCGCCTACTTTCTCGTCAAGCGGTGGGATTTGAACGCCTCAACGCTGGGCGATGAAATAGCCAAGAGCGTTGGGGTCAACATCGAGAGGGAGAGACTAATCGGAACCCTGCTCTCGGCCTTCATCACCTCCGTAACGGTGGCCTTCGTGGGGGTAATCGGCTTCATCGGTCTAATCGCCCCCCACTCGATGCGTCTAATTGCCGGAGGCGACTACCGCTCGCTGATTCCCCTCTCGGCGTTAGCGGGGGCACTGCTCCTCGTTTCGGCTGACACAGTCGCGAGGCTTATAGTTTCGCCCATGAACCTTCCCGTCGGCGTTATAACATCGTTCCTCGGCGCGCCGACGTTCATATACCTCCTCGTGAAGATGGAGGGCCGGCGATGATTGAGGCAAAAGACATAAGCTTCTCCTACGGCGAGCGGGAGGTCCTGAGGGGGATAAGCCTGGAAGTCGGCGAGGGTGAGTTCGTGGCAATCCTCGGCCCGAACGGAGCTGGAAAGAGCACCTTTCTCAGATGTCTCGCCGGAATCCTGAAGTGCGATGGTGTGTTCGTCAAGGGCAGACCGATTAACGACTACCCGCCGAGGGAGCTCTCGAAGGTTCTCGCCTACGTCCCGCAGAGGGTCGAGCCGGGGTTTTTGACGGTCTTCGACACCGTTCTCCTCGGCAGGAGGCCCTACATGGGGCTGACGCCGTCTGAGAGGGATTTGAAGGTCGTCGAAGAGGCATTAAAGAGGCTCGGCATTGAGGAGTTAGCCCTCAAGAGGACGAACGAGATAAGCGGGGGAGAACTTCAAAAGGTCAGCATAGCAAGGGCCCTGGCTCAGGAACCGGAAGTCCTGCTGATGGACGAGCCGACCAACAACCTCGACCTCAAGAGTCAGCTTGAGGTAATGAGGCTCGCGAGGGAATTGGCGAGGGAAGGGAAGGCGGTCGTAACGGTCATGCACGACGTGAACCTTGCCCTGCGCTTCGCGAAGAGGTTCGTCTTCATGAAGGACGGGAGAAAAATAGCGGACGGAGGCCTTGAGGTCCTGAGCGAGAAGCTTTTTGAGGAAGTCTACGGCGTTAAGGTGGAGATAGGGGAGGTAAGAGGGGTCCCCGTGGTGGTTCCCCTCTAAAGCTCCGCCTCTCCGAGGAACTCGAGCATCTCGAGCAACCTCGGGTCCTTGACCTTCTCGATGGCCTTCTTGGCCTCTTCCTCGTCAATCTTGCCGTCCTTGAAGAGTGCGAGAGCTTTCACAGCCTCAAAGAAGTCCTTCATGTCAGGGAAGGCGTTGATGAACATATCTATGTTGAGGTAAACCGTCTCGAAGTCGTCGTCAAGGAAGAGTTGCCAGAGGACGTCCATCAGCGAGCCGAAGGCTATGTCCTCGTAGTCCGTTCC
This genomic interval carries:
- the tdt gene encoding TDT family transporter; amino-acid sequence: MGVKDFAPSWFASVMGTGALALVSKAYSSRLSALNGFAEFLVYLNTLLFFVLLVPWTLRWVKYREEVMKDLYHPVLGNFYGTIGVASLVLSADWLFIFGNERLAWTFWLFGVPFVLLFAFLIPYIVFTGEGIDTKNITPAWFIPPVGLIVIPISGAKLMALSSGTVKELMAFINYFAWGAGFFLYLALFAIVLYRFIKHEPMPCGIAPSIWINLGPIGAGTSTLYALMKASDFLKVKEPFLAFGLIFWGFGVWWFVMAVILTLHYIRKLNLPYSLAWWAFIFPFGAYVSATFKVGTTFGINAITDFGFALYWLLLAMWLVTGALTLKNFVFRSPARRGAS
- a CDS encoding FecCD family ABC transporter permease — its product is MDYKAYLRRKLLIGLALFLSLLAVSLFSLSSGPYHVPVKEVLSVLFGGGTKDDRLVILGIRLPRIVAGILVGASMGVAGAVLQGYLRNPLATPFTMGVSNGAMFGASLAIILGAGYSLNSGQVFLNNPYAVVLFAFLGAISATLVILALARLRGLSPEAIVLAGVAMSSLYVALTTLVQYFANELQLSAMVYWSFGNLARATWRENAIMAVAFAFVFAYFLVKRWDLNASTLGDEIAKSVGVNIERERLIGTLLSAFITSVTVAFVGVIGFIGLIAPHSMRLIAGGDYRSLIPLSALAGALLLVSADTVARLIVSPMNLPVGVITSFLGAPTFIYLLVKMEGRR
- a CDS encoding sulfite exporter TauE/SafE family protein, which produces MAFILSVVFSIGGVGSAIAIVPVMGWLGVPLMSAKPTGLFINVLSMLSATVKNLRAKKLDVRFGLPILVTATLASPLGAYSGRFIPHRVVLAVFVAFLLYSGTMMLFFRPKGRERKGNHIVEGSLIGGIAGFLGGLLGVGGGGIISPALILLGYEPKKVASTTALIVFFSSLSGFLTYWKLGALDWELLLWVSVPAILGGWLGTHLMHFKMSSGQVKKVIGAIMYVIALKTLLVALGF
- a CDS encoding NifB/NifX family molybdenum-iron cluster-binding protein, whose translation is MALRIAVPLAGDDFESEVSEHFGRTRRFAIVDAENGEIRDVRIVEFPFEEHGPGDIPNFLREQGVEVVLAYGIGRKAIAHFEALGVQVIPGIGGKARKAVEAFLRGTAESDPLWKERISEGREHKT
- a CDS encoding iron ABC transporter substrate-binding protein — its product is MRKALALLVILLVVSVAGCIGTSTSSSTKPTSSSPAVTSSTASPGYITVTDMLGRTVKVPTNVSRVVAVGPGALRILVYLNATDKVVGIEEFEKRFPYGRPYILAHPELLKLPLIGPGGPGKLPDMEALIKVHPQVIFMVFVSRQTADEVQEKTGIPVVVLSYGTLENFTDPVFFKSLLLAGKILGKEKRAEEAIKFIEEQQSYLENLTKGLKSPRVYVGGIGFKGAHGITSTFTDYAPFTVLHLDNVASNLSSKNGWVQVDKEFLLKENPDYIFIDEGGLKIILDDYKSNPDFYNSLKAVKEGHVYGVLPYNFYNTNIGIAIADAYYIGKVIYPERFKGIDSVEKANEIFTFLVGKPVYSELAKEFGGFGKIDLASGNVTYGLPTNP
- a CDS encoding ABC transporter ATP-binding protein encodes the protein MIEAKDISFSYGEREVLRGISLEVGEGEFVAILGPNGAGKSTFLRCLAGILKCDGVFVKGRPINDYPPRELSKVLAYVPQRVEPGFLTVFDTVLLGRRPYMGLTPSERDLKVVEEALKRLGIEELALKRTNEISGGELQKVSIARALAQEPEVLLMDEPTNNLDLKSQLEVMRLARELAREGKAVVTVMHDVNLALRFAKRFVFMKDGRKIADGGLEVLSEKLFEEVYGVKVEIGEVRGVPVVVPL